TGCAGTTAAAGCTTTAAATAGAGCTAAGGGATTTATTCAAAGTCAAATTATTAAGCGAATTAAAGTTAGAAGTACTCCTAAATTATTATTTGTTAAGGATGATTCTCTTTCTAAATCATTTTATGTTAATAAGTTGATTGAAGGATTAAATACCACAAGAGAGAATTAAGTTTGGAAAATGGATTCCTTTTAATTAATAAAGAGCAAGGTAAAACTTCTTTTGAAACTCTTTCCCTTGTGAAGAAATATTTTAATACAAATCGTGTTGGGCATGCTGGTACACTTGATAAATTTGCAAGTGGAATTTTGATTGGTCTTGTAGGAAAATGTACAAAGCTTTCAAGCTATTTTACTTCTTTAGATAAGGAGTATATAGCGGAATTTAGATTTGGATTAGAAACAGATACTCTTGATCCAAATGGAAAAATAGTTGGTAAAACAGATTATATCCCTAATTTAGAAGATATAGATTTAAAGCTTAAAGAGTTTGTAGGAGAGATTTATCAAAGTCCTCCTAGATTTTCTTCTGTTCATATTGATGGCAGCAGGGCTTATAAACTTGCTTTGAATGGAAAGTTTTTTGAAATTAAAAAACGAAGGGTGAATATTTATAGTATTCAAATATTAAGCTATGATTTTAGTTCTTCTTTGCTTAGTTTGAAAATTAACTGTTCTAAGGGCACCTATATAAGGAGTATTGCAAGGGATTTGGCTTATTCATTAAATTCTCGTGCATATGTTAGTAATTTAAAAAGAACTAAAGTAGGTATGTTTAGATTAAAAGATTCTACATTGTGTGAAAATTTAAGTAAAATCTCCTTAATTAGTCTAGAATCTTTAAAAAGTTTTGAAAAGGTTTACATTGATCATAATAAGATAAATCTTGTTAAAAATGGTGTTTATTTTGAAATTAAAATCAATATTGATGAATTTAAGATTTTAAAATCCAGAGAAGAGAAAATATTAGCAGTAATTCAAGGAGTGAGTTTGAATAAATACAAATATGTTATTATATTATAATTTTATATTTGTTTTTTAAACAATTTAATAATTTTTTATTAAAAATGACCTGAAAGGATAAATTACTTTTGTTATTTTTAGGAAAAAATATTATAATCTATCGTAGTAGTTATTTTAAATTATAGCAAGAGGTTTGTTAAGGCTTTGCTATAATGGTATAGGAGTTGCTTTATGATAGATAAAAAGCAAAAGCAAAAAATAGTTTCTGAATTTGGAAAAAATGAAAGTGATACTGGTTCTGTTGAGGTTCAGATTGCGCTTATTACAGGTAGGATAAAGTATTTAACTGAGCATTTAAAGATAAATAAAAAAGATCATAGTTCAAAAAGAGGTTTGTTAAAGTTGGTAGGGCAAAGGCGAAGTTTATTGCGGTATTATCAGAAAAAAGATTTAGAGGCTTACAGGGTTTTGATATCTAAACTTGGTCTTAGAAAATAAAAAGAGGTTGAATTTTGAGGAAAATATTAAAATTGAAAATAGGCGGAGACGAGTTAGTGTTTGAGACAGGATTTATGGCCAAACAGGCTAATGGATCGGTTCTTGCAACTTATGGGGGATCTTCTGTTCTTGCAACTGTTTGTTGCTCGAGTAGCGTGAGGGAAGATTTGGATTTTGTTCCGCTTTCTGTTGAATACAATGAGAAATATTATGCAGCTGGTAAAATTCCGGGAGGATTTATCAAAAGAGAAGGAAAACCAAAGGATAAAGAGATACTTGTTTCCAGGTTAATAGATAGGCCCATGAGGCCTCTTTTTGATAAAAGATTTGGTCGAGAAATTCAAGTAATTCCTACGACTTTAGCTACAGATCAGCTCAATCCTCCTGATATTGTTGGAATGAATGCTGCTTTTACGGCAGTTTATTTGTCAGATATTCCGTTTAACGGTCCAATTGCGGCTGTTAGAATGGTTTATTTGAATGGGAAGTTTATAGTAAATCCTTCCTTTGAAGAGATTCATGATTCTGATCTTGATATTGTTGTTGCCGGAAGTTTAAATGGAATTACTATGGTAGAAGGTGGTGCTAATGAGGTTAGTGAGGATATTTTGCTCTCAGCAATAGATGGTGCGCATGAGTATATTAAACAAATTTGTAATGCTCAAAAAGAATTTTTAGATATTGTAGGCAAGAAGGAAAAACTTCCTTTAGCTTTTGAAGAAAAAATATTTGAGTTTAAAGAGGAGCTTAGAGATTTTGTTTATGCTGATCTTAAAGAAGCTTGCTTTGTTAAGGGAAAGCTTAATAGAGATAAAGCTATAACTTTGCTGCGAAATAAATCTTATGAGTATTTTTCTTCTCTTGAGAAATTGACTGATAGTAATGAGTCTCTTTTTCATAAAGCTTTTGATGATTTTGAGAAGGAGATTGTTAGAAATTCAATTCTTAATGATAATATTAGAACAGATGGCAGAACTCCCGGTGAGATTAGAGATATTATTTCAGAAGTTGATATTTTAAGTAGAACGCATGGGTCTGCACTTTTTACAAGGGGAGAGACGCAAGCCTTAGCGGTAACTACTCTTGGTACAAGCATTGATGAGCAAATAATGGATGATATTGATGGCGATAAGCGCCTTAATTTTATGCTCCATTATAATTTCCCTCCATTTTCAGTTGGCGAGACTGGTAGACTTATAACCGGCAGGCGTGAGATTGGACATGGTCATTTGGCTCAAAGAGCTTTAGAATCAATGATTCCTGAAAAAAATGATTTTCCTTATACTATTAGAGTAGTTTCTGAAGTTTTAGAGTCTAATGGATCTTCTTCAATGGCTACTGTTTGTGCTGGGAGCATGTCTTTAATGTCAGCAGGGGTGCCTGTTAAAGAGCAAGTTGCAGGAATAGCTATGGGACTTATTAGCGAAGGGGATAAATATGTAGTTTTAAGTGATATTCTTGGAGAAGAGGATCATTTAGGTGATATGGACTTTAAAGTGGCTGGTACGAAAAATGGGATTACTGGGTTCCAAATGGATATAAAGATTGAAAATGTTACTAAAAATTTAATGAGGGATGCTCTTGAGCAGGCAAGAATAGGTAGAATACATATATTATCTATTATGAATACTGTAATTTCTAATTCAAGAGTTGGTATATCTAAGTATGCTCCCAAAATTGTTCAACTTCAAATTGATATTGACAAGATATCTCTTGTAATAGGATCTACTGGAAAAACCGTTAAGGCTATAACAGATGAATTTGAAGTTAAGGTTCAAATTGAACAGAATGGAAAAATTATTCTTTTCGGGGATGATGATTTTAAGATCCAAAAGGCTAAAGAAAGAATAGAAAGTATTGTAAGAGATCCAAAGGTGGGCGAAATTTATGAAGGAACTGTTAAAAAGATTAATAGCTTTGGGGCTTTTATTGAACTTACTCCTGCAAAGGAAGGATTTTTAAGTACTCGTTTGAGACCCAGAGACAGCAAGTATGGTTCTGGAAGACTTGGAAATAGTAATAGGTATTCTAGATTTGGTGGGGGTGTAGATAATGTAAGAGGTAATGTGGGGTTAGTTCGACCTCCAAAACTAGAAGAAGGTCAGCGAATTAAAGTGAGAATAATTGATATAGACAAATTTGGGAAAATTGATCTTGAAATTGTTAGAGATAAAGATTATTAAAATAATATGAAATTTATTTTGAATAATTTATTTAAAGGTTGCCTTATATGTGTTGTCTTCTTTTTTTCCTGCCTTACTACAAATAGATCTATTCAAGATTCTCATATTAGCGATATTGTAGAAAAGAAAAAAGAAGTAGTTATTATTGATGAAAATAATGGTGCTCTTGAGAGCGAATTTAAAAGAGACTATTTGATGGGATTAAAAGATAATGAATCTTTTTTTCTTAGTGATGCTTTTTTAAAAGAAAATAATTTTTATTTTAAAAAAGCCAGAGAAAGTTATGCTAAAAAAAATATTGATTTGACAAATTATTATTTGAATAAAATAGTAGCTAATGAGAATCAGTACAGCAGGGAATTGTTAGCTAAGGCGAATTTGTTTTTTGGATATGTAAATTATGAAAATGGTTTTTATGATCTTTCCGAGTATAATTTTGACCTCTTTTTAAAAAACTATAAATATTCTCATGCTAGTTTAAGATCAGCTGAATTGAAATATCTTGTTAAAGAAAAATCGGATGCAATTTCTGCATTTAAAGAGATTAATGAGTTTTCTATCTCAGGCTATGATAAAGAGATTTATAACTTTTTAAGTAATAAACTTGGAGTAAGTCATTTAAACCTGGAGTCTTTAGGATTCCTTGACAATAGCGTTTTTGATACATTTGTCTTTAATGATAATATATTTGTAACTAATATATTGGGAGGGCTTTTAAGATATAATATTAAAAAAAATGATTGTAGAGTCTATCTTAAGGATAAAAAAAGCATTTTTTTAAATGGCATTAGAGGTTTTGCGGATTATAATGGAACAATTTATATTGGTGGTAAAAATATTGTTTATTACATAGATGATGTTGATGGGGATTTAAAGCAAATAAATGTTCCCAATAATGCTGATTTTAGCAATGTACAAGTTTTGCTTGGTGTTAAAAATGGAATATTTGTTGGTACTCTAAATTCTGGATTATGGTTTTATGATTTAAAAAATTGGAAAAATATACCGCTTGGATCTAATAAAATTTCTTCGCTTTGCTTTGATAGTTTAAAAAATTTATTATTAGTTGGAACAGTTGACAAGGCTATTTATAGTATTAATGTAGATAATTTTAAAAAGATCGAACATTTGGATTTTTTTAGCAAGAATGATAATGAAAAAAATATTAATTTTATAAAAGAATATAAAGATAGTTATTTTGTTGGAACATATGGTGGGGGTCTTTTTGAATTAAATTTAAATAAAAATAGCTATAAAAAGCACGTTATTGCCAATAATATTGATGTTAATTATTTTATGGATATGGAGATTAAAGATAAAAAGTTATTGTTTGCAACCTTTGATCATGGGTTATTGATTTATGATTCTGAAAATGACAATTGGGATTATTTTGGACCCAATAATGGGCTTCTTAATTTGAATTTAATAAAAGTTTCTAGATTTGAAAATTATGTCATACTGGGTACTCTTAGTAACGGTTTGGTTTTTGTAGATGAAAATATTAAAAAACAGTTATGAGTCATACATAATTACTGAATTTTTTAAATATTTTTTAATTACATTTTTATTTTTCTTTTTTGTATTTTTTATAAATCAAATTTTATTCTTTATGAGAATACTTCTTCAAAATTATGTTCCCTTTTTTAAGGCTTTTATTTTTATTATATATTCTCTTCCTATGGTTATTGCGCTTTCTCCCCCTTTTGCTTCTTTGATTTCAGTAATTCTTACTATTCATAAATTCAAGCTTCACAATGAAATTTTAGCTTTTCGTTCAATTGGCATATCAATTTTTGATTTACTTGTCCCATTTTTTAAGTTGGGAATAGTTATTGTTTTTATATCTTTTATATCTAATGATATTTTACTTCCGCTTGGATCTATTGGCAGGTTAAAAATTTTTAATGAAATAAAAGAAGAAGTTCCTCATTTGGTATTAAAGCCTTATTCAAGCAAGCAGTATGGAGATTTGATTTTTGTTTCTGGTGAGAAATCGGAAAATGGTTATAAAAATGTAACGTTTTTTGATAACACTGGGCTTAAGGGTTTTGATAGAATATTTATGGCAAAAAATCTTGATATTAGAAAAGAAAATTTTCAAGTGTATTTTATTTTAAATGATGTTCTATCTATTGCCTTAACAGATAGTGAGAGTGGATTTTATGATTATTTTTATGCAGATAAGATGAAATATTCAATCGATCAGGTTACATTTAGTGATAATTTTTTATTAAATTATGTAACTCCTTCTCAAATAAGCATGAGGGATGTTATAAAATTAATTAAAAAGCAAAATAATTTAATTGCAGATTCAAATATAAAAAATAATCTAGAAGGAGACTTATTAAGTTTAAATTTTTCAAATCTTTATTTAAATTATTTATACAATCAAGGTTATTATGTGGATGAATCTTATGTTTTTGAAAATTTGAACTACATGTATAATTTAAATTTAAATTTTAAACCCTATCAAGATAGAAGTATGAAGCAAAATTTGGCCCTGTTTAATCTTGAATTTTATCAAAAAATTAGTTTACCATTTTCAGTTTTATTTTTTATTTTTTTGGCTTTTTCAATGGGAATGTATTCTAATAGGAAATATTCCATTATTCTTGAGCTTGTAATTTCAATTATTATTTGTGTTTTTTATTGGGTGATGTTTATTGGTGGAAAGGTTTATACTGTGCAGTATGCACCAAATCCTGTTATTGTTACTATTTTGCCCAATTTAATTTTAATTATTGCAGGAGCAATTCTCTTTTTAAGATTGTTAAAAAAATGAAAATAGATAAGCTTTTTGTAAAAAGCATCATTCTTACTTTTTTGTCCATGAACTTACTTTTCATGATTTTAATTATACTTGGTGATTTATTTGTCAATCTTCTTAATTATCTTGAAAAGAATATTGGTTTTAAGGATATTCTTTATATTTATTATTTATATTTGCCGAAGGCGTTTTCAGATGGAGTGGCTTTATCTTTTCTTTTTGCTATTTCCAATCTTATTGGTAATCTTTCTATGAGAAATGAAATAATAGGTCTTTTTAGTTGTGGTGTTCCACTTACCAGGATATTAAAACCAATCATTTTAATTAGTTTATTTATTTCAGTTTTTCTTTTCTTTTTTGATAATTATTTGGTAATAGATACTGTAGCAAGAAGAGATATTCTTATTAAGAATAGCATTGGCAATAGTGAATCTGGAGATAAAACTATAATAATAAGAGATTTTGCTAGGGAAATTTATAATATTAAATCTTATGATATTGATGAGAATACTTTTATGAATTTAATGATTGTGATTAAAGACAGTAAAGATGAGTTTCAAACAAGGTATGATGTAAGTAAAGCTGAATGGAAAGATAATAAATGGAAGCTTTATGGTATTAGAGAGTTTGTTAAGGTTGGTAAAAAAATTAAAGAGAATTTCTACGATGTTCTTGATGGGACAGGAATTATTAAGCTGGCGCCCGATTACATAAGAACTGTGATGCTTTCATCAAAGGCGTTAAATTTTACAAAACTTATTAATTGGATAAGTTTTCTTAAAGCCGAACGTTTAAATTATTCTGATGCATTGTTTGATTTGTTGAATAGGGTATTCTTTTCGTTTAGATTAATTCTTCTTAGCTTTACTGTTGGGTTTATTGCTCTTGCTCTTAAAAAAAATATTTTTATACTCAGTTTATTAAATAGCATTGCTTTTGCTGTTGTTTATGTTATTTCTATTGTAATTTTTAATTTTTTAGCGGATCTAGGTTATTTGCATATATATATAGCAAGCTCTTTTACAACTATATTTTTTTTGATTATCAATGTTTTTGTTTATAGGATTGTTAGAAAATAATATATAATAACTATTTGAGATTTTTATATGTTTA
This genomic interval from Borreliella andersonii contains the following:
- a CDS encoding LptF/LptG family permease, with the protein product MKILKNSYESYIITEFFKYFLITFLFFFFVFFINQILFFMRILLQNYVPFFKAFIFIIYSLPMVIALSPPFASLISVILTIHKFKLHNEILAFRSIGISIFDLLVPFFKLGIVIVFISFISNDILLPLGSIGRLKIFNEIKEEVPHLVLKPYSSKQYGDLIFVSGEKSENGYKNVTFFDNTGLKGFDRIFMAKNLDIRKENFQVYFILNDVLSIALTDSESGFYDYFYADKMKYSIDQVTFSDNFLLNYVTPSQISMRDVIKLIKKQNNLIADSNIKNNLEGDLLSLNFSNLYLNYLYNQGYYVDESYVFENLNYMYNLNLNFKPYQDRSMKQNLALFNLEFYQKISLPFSVLFFIFLAFSMGMYSNRKYSIILELVISIIICVFYWVMFIGGKVYTVQYAPNPVIVTILPNLILIIAGAILFLRLLKK
- the truB gene encoding tRNA pseudouridine(55) synthase TruB — translated: MENGFLLINKEQGKTSFETLSLVKKYFNTNRVGHAGTLDKFASGILIGLVGKCTKLSSYFTSLDKEYIAEFRFGLETDTLDPNGKIVGKTDYIPNLEDIDLKLKEFVGEIYQSPPRFSSVHIDGSRAYKLALNGKFFEIKKRRVNIYSIQILSYDFSSSLLSLKINCSKGTYIRSIARDLAYSLNSRAYVSNLKRTKVGMFRLKDSTLCENLSKISLISLESLKSFEKVYIDHNKINLVKNGVYFEIKINIDEFKILKSREEKILAVIQGVSLNKYKYVIIL
- a CDS encoding LptF/LptG family permease — its product is MKIDKLFVKSIILTFLSMNLLFMILIILGDLFVNLLNYLEKNIGFKDILYIYYLYLPKAFSDGVALSFLFAISNLIGNLSMRNEIIGLFSCGVPLTRILKPIILISLFISVFLFFFDNYLVIDTVARRDILIKNSIGNSESGDKTIIIRDFAREIYNIKSYDIDENTFMNLMIVIKDSKDEFQTRYDVSKAEWKDNKWKLYGIREFVKVGKKIKENFYDVLDGTGIIKLAPDYIRTVMLSSKALNFTKLINWISFLKAERLNYSDALFDLLNRVFFSFRLILLSFTVGFIALALKKNIFILSLLNSIAFAVVYVISIVIFNFLADLGYLHIYIASSFTTIFFLIINVFVYRIVRK
- the pnp gene encoding polyribonucleotide nucleotidyltransferase gives rise to the protein MRKILKLKIGGDELVFETGFMAKQANGSVLATYGGSSVLATVCCSSSVREDLDFVPLSVEYNEKYYAAGKIPGGFIKREGKPKDKEILVSRLIDRPMRPLFDKRFGREIQVIPTTLATDQLNPPDIVGMNAAFTAVYLSDIPFNGPIAAVRMVYLNGKFIVNPSFEEIHDSDLDIVVAGSLNGITMVEGGANEVSEDILLSAIDGAHEYIKQICNAQKEFLDIVGKKEKLPLAFEEKIFEFKEELRDFVYADLKEACFVKGKLNRDKAITLLRNKSYEYFSSLEKLTDSNESLFHKAFDDFEKEIVRNSILNDNIRTDGRTPGEIRDIISEVDILSRTHGSALFTRGETQALAVTTLGTSIDEQIMDDIDGDKRLNFMLHYNFPPFSVGETGRLITGRREIGHGHLAQRALESMIPEKNDFPYTIRVVSEVLESNGSSSMATVCAGSMSLMSAGVPVKEQVAGIAMGLISEGDKYVVLSDILGEEDHLGDMDFKVAGTKNGITGFQMDIKIENVTKNLMRDALEQARIGRIHILSIMNTVISNSRVGISKYAPKIVQLQIDIDKISLVIGSTGKTVKAITDEFEVKVQIEQNGKIILFGDDDFKIQKAKERIESIVRDPKVGEIYEGTVKKINSFGAFIELTPAKEGFLSTRLRPRDSKYGSGRLGNSNRYSRFGGGVDNVRGNVGLVRPPKLEEGQRIKVRIIDIDKFGKIDLEIVRDKDY
- the rpsO gene encoding 30S ribosomal protein S15 encodes the protein MIDKKQKQKIVSEFGKNESDTGSVEVQIALITGRIKYLTEHLKINKKDHSSKRGLLKLVGQRRSLLRYYQKKDLEAYRVLISKLGLRK